A genome region from Leptospira langatensis includes the following:
- a CDS encoding DUF6603 domain-containing protein: MPKPMPTSFALQLLTSLYNRTKNVAGDLLIDQTLLGQDHLTSMWNIIFSVDHLKLGSPQVSAQDNATGNFTVNGTIDLIPFQNKGIQLQNLGAQIQFFASSDSTDPTQISIECIIDFQGLPTEWDIISLYPYLPSYMNYQTDMLAEGAQESFLREISFQNIQTRFSSYDFWQVENLEKQTPGLQLLTTLSSPPQLGLELLRSGFNFSSTIQADGDFWDQVKLIQPDLNTLSVFGAIGTDDQGEGNILIGHSLQNTSTQQFPSLNVGGLNIELRRLCIYSGLNNISGLPPGFAFEVYLGQEGNGLDLIVQTAIGSTSARILGIFDKGITLSDMESLLGLSDLASMLPAGHDLGQLTLNYMELGVSISPMRMDTLEFHITTEKPISFFNDKVEVTPTLIWNRSYSQDSDTPTTDLTIAGDWILGGTEFYTSLDPSSGGFFVSMKTGQSLDASELINRFFSTKALPEIDIVDFELDGNFKDSSFSFEIDFTSDWEIDFGGNNPVVLTQLGIQGEYGPPSDNPNGEPTSSGSILGVLLIGDWNLNVEIDWGTELSIEALIPNINVSWLIDQLLHEIHIPMELPDFNIQDLDVKIVPKTKEFSIQGGSSDTIDFFSGLDLKIDSFQAERKLIDPNQGLYESSAAIQLSMDVGGVGLALSGTYNSSPSSQSGTSTTEWDFKVQQQDTPIPFGKLIEKFGAWIGLNFPMLVGDLNLQKFYMEFNVGSANKYFILSGSVYDGTTLLGRFSFFAEKNDPADTYIGSVQDYLSAMNNGTYQSPPDTNWDYVLDLEVDINIDAANFPLVGSEINSVQSMKLQSISCAIASRKFTQQEMTTLVNRLPQGALIPPVKDIDQGKNFSTQVQLGGSALTLSMPLDASPGGTNTGGNTPIVPVTPPPPNYPVPTTQPSSVDKTKWFALNLQFGAVSLPRIGVRFVNSKVTFLLDAYLNLGGIEIGLAGLGVSSPFDHFQPSFSLDGLSVTYSNPPITIGGGFLKAGEGLYEGEAILSLTQFELSAIGAYSNQNGTISFFIYLDYSEPLGGPPYFYVMGLAGGFGYNFSLNIPSVDQIRNFPFVQIAEGSETSTNSDPVAMLQYLSEHNITVPQSGEYWFAAGVRFLTFQMIDSFALASVELGDNFEIDLVGLSTLSIPQGVSNPIAEAQMALKASFDPQNGFFGISAQLTPSSYVLSQDCHLTGGFAYYIWLGGEHAGDFVVTFGGYHPSFQPPSYYPSVPRLGIYWQIGSSISIQGYSYFALTPGYLMAGGGLEAVWRCGDLSAWFSAYVDFLLRWKPFHYDADCGVDIGVSYRFSIDLLFTTIHITITVHIGADIHFWGPNFSGIARIHLWIVSFSISFGDSGQHPDPIAWSEFKTSFLPQRDGQTHACEIAATSGLVKDLSKDSSSTLQWVVNPHTLRLSINTSVPLRTTSFGNDSLSSTNQVFGVAPMDRKSSDIQKSDASIQITRDGERAEGDFILDPAYKNVPDSLWGESMSAELNSEAVRSGILMGFNLRPKPIKNPAVTAEISITKLEFADDPIIGAYAWETVTEPTEANLTQEERRQKIQSTISQTANARTNLFSAFGFNAGDFDLTNLSQGTDNAFLSAPKIYS, from the coding sequence ATGCCTAAACCTATGCCAACAAGTTTTGCCTTACAATTATTAACCAGCTTATACAACCGAACCAAGAACGTTGCTGGAGATTTGCTCATAGACCAAACTCTGCTCGGACAAGACCATCTTACTTCGATGTGGAATATTATCTTTAGTGTAGATCATCTAAAACTAGGCAGCCCTCAGGTATCGGCTCAAGACAACGCTACCGGAAATTTTACGGTAAACGGAACGATAGATTTAATCCCATTTCAAAACAAAGGGATACAACTCCAAAACTTAGGAGCGCAGATCCAGTTTTTTGCCTCCAGTGATTCAACAGATCCGACTCAAATTAGCATAGAATGTATCATCGATTTCCAAGGTCTTCCGACTGAATGGGATATTATTTCCTTATATCCTTATCTTCCTTCTTACATGAACTACCAAACGGATATGTTGGCAGAAGGAGCCCAGGAATCTTTTTTACGAGAAATTTCCTTCCAGAACATCCAAACCCGTTTCAGCTCTTATGATTTTTGGCAGGTAGAAAATTTAGAAAAACAGACTCCAGGTCTGCAATTGCTTACTACTCTTTCTTCTCCTCCTCAATTGGGGTTGGAACTCCTACGTAGCGGATTCAACTTCTCCTCAACAATCCAAGCCGATGGGGATTTCTGGGATCAAGTCAAATTGATCCAACCTGATCTGAATACTCTCTCCGTCTTCGGAGCAATAGGAACAGATGACCAAGGAGAAGGTAACATTCTCATAGGACATAGCCTTCAAAATACAAGCACGCAACAATTCCCTTCCCTAAATGTCGGAGGGCTCAATATAGAATTAAGAAGACTCTGCATTTATTCCGGATTGAATAATATATCAGGATTACCTCCCGGATTCGCTTTCGAAGTCTATCTTGGACAAGAAGGGAACGGTTTAGATCTGATCGTTCAAACCGCAATCGGCTCCACTAGCGCTCGTATTTTAGGTATTTTTGATAAAGGAATTACTCTTTCCGATATGGAAAGTCTGCTTGGCCTTTCGGACCTGGCGAGTATGCTTCCAGCAGGACATGATCTTGGCCAATTAACTCTAAACTATATGGAGCTCGGAGTATCCATCTCTCCGATGAGGATGGATACTCTGGAGTTCCATATTACTACAGAAAAACCGATTTCGTTTTTCAATGATAAGGTAGAAGTTACTCCTACTCTGATTTGGAATCGAAGTTATTCCCAAGATTCAGATACTCCTACTACAGATCTAACTATCGCGGGGGATTGGATCTTAGGCGGAACGGAATTCTACACTTCTCTAGATCCTTCGTCTGGGGGATTTTTCGTTTCAATGAAGACCGGACAGTCCTTGGATGCTTCCGAGTTGATCAATCGCTTCTTCTCCACAAAGGCATTGCCCGAAATAGATATCGTAGATTTCGAATTAGATGGAAACTTCAAGGATTCTTCCTTTTCCTTCGAGATAGATTTCACGTCGGATTGGGAAATAGATTTTGGAGGAAATAATCCGGTCGTACTCACTCAGTTGGGCATCCAAGGAGAATATGGCCCGCCTAGTGATAATCCAAACGGCGAACCTACAAGCAGCGGTTCTATCTTAGGAGTACTTTTAATCGGTGATTGGAACTTAAATGTGGAAATCGATTGGGGAACCGAGTTAAGTATCGAGGCTCTAATTCCTAATATCAACGTATCTTGGTTAATAGATCAGCTTCTGCACGAAATACATATACCGATGGAATTGCCTGATTTTAATATCCAAGATCTGGATGTTAAAATCGTTCCGAAGACTAAAGAATTCTCAATCCAAGGAGGATCATCGGATACGATCGATTTCTTCTCCGGATTGGATCTTAAAATAGATTCTTTCCAAGCGGAACGTAAATTGATCGACCCAAACCAAGGACTCTACGAAAGCTCAGCTGCAATTCAATTGAGTATGGATGTGGGAGGAGTTGGACTGGCTCTCTCAGGAACTTATAACTCGAGCCCTTCTTCGCAAAGCGGAACTTCTACGACCGAATGGGACTTCAAAGTTCAACAGCAAGACACTCCGATTCCTTTCGGCAAGTTGATCGAAAAATTCGGAGCTTGGATCGGGTTGAATTTTCCGATGTTGGTAGGCGACCTTAATTTACAAAAATTTTATATGGAATTCAATGTCGGTTCGGCCAACAAGTATTTCATTCTATCTGGGTCGGTATACGATGGCACTACTCTCTTAGGAAGATTCAGCTTTTTTGCGGAAAAGAATGATCCTGCGGATACGTATATAGGCAGCGTTCAGGATTATCTTTCCGCAATGAATAATGGAACTTATCAGTCTCCTCCGGATACAAATTGGGATTACGTACTCGATTTGGAAGTGGATATTAATATCGATGCGGCAAATTTTCCGTTAGTCGGTTCCGAAATAAATTCAGTACAGTCGATGAAGCTTCAATCCATTTCCTGTGCAATCGCTTCTAGAAAATTCACGCAACAAGAAATGACCACATTAGTCAATCGACTGCCCCAAGGTGCGCTCATTCCGCCCGTAAAGGACATCGATCAAGGAAAGAACTTTTCCACCCAAGTACAGTTAGGCGGTTCGGCATTAACTCTTTCTATGCCTTTGGATGCTTCCCCCGGCGGAACAAATACCGGCGGGAATACGCCGATCGTTCCTGTGACACCACCTCCTCCCAATTATCCTGTTCCTACGACACAACCTAGCTCAGTAGATAAAACCAAATGGTTCGCTTTGAATCTACAATTCGGAGCGGTATCTCTGCCTAGGATCGGAGTTCGATTCGTAAATTCGAAAGTTACCTTCCTCCTAGACGCTTACTTAAATCTAGGCGGAATAGAGATCGGTTTAGCAGGCTTAGGCGTATCTAGTCCGTTCGACCATTTCCAACCTAGTTTTAGTTTGGACGGATTGAGCGTAACGTATTCGAATCCTCCGATCACTATCGGAGGAGGTTTCCTAAAAGCGGGAGAAGGTTTGTACGAAGGAGAAGCGATCTTGAGTCTGACTCAGTTCGAACTTTCCGCGATCGGTGCATATTCCAATCAGAACGGAACGATTTCCTTTTTCATTTATCTGGATTATTCCGAGCCTTTAGGAGGTCCTCCTTATTTCTACGTTATGGGTCTCGCTGGAGGATTCGGATACAATTTCTCTCTGAATATTCCGAGTGTAGATCAGATACGCAACTTCCCATTCGTTCAGATCGCGGAAGGATCGGAAACCTCCACGAATTCGGATCCGGTTGCAATGCTTCAATACTTGAGCGAACACAATATCACGGTGCCCCAATCCGGAGAATATTGGTTTGCAGCGGGCGTTCGGTTTCTCACCTTCCAGATGATAGATTCATTCGCTCTCGCCTCCGTTGAATTAGGCGACAATTTCGAAATAGATCTTGTCGGGTTATCTACTCTAAGTATCCCGCAGGGAGTTTCGAATCCGATCGCAGAAGCTCAGATGGCCTTAAAAGCTTCTTTCGATCCTCAAAACGGCTTCTTCGGGATCAGCGCTCAATTAACTCCTAGCTCCTACGTATTATCACAAGATTGTCATCTGACTGGTGGATTTGCGTACTATATATGGTTAGGTGGAGAACATGCCGGAGATTTCGTAGTAACTTTCGGTGGATACCATCCTAGCTTTCAACCTCCTTCTTATTATCCTAGTGTTCCGCGTTTGGGAATCTATTGGCAGATCGGCTCGAGCATTAGCATCCAAGGCTATTCCTATTTCGCATTAACTCCCGGATACCTTATGGCCGGCGGCGGATTGGAAGCGGTTTGGAGATGTGGAGATTTGAGCGCATGGTTCTCCGCTTATGTGGACTTTCTTCTTCGATGGAAACCATTTCATTATGATGCGGATTGCGGAGTGGACATTGGGGTCTCCTATAGATTTTCAATCGATCTTCTTTTCACCACAATTCATATTACTATTACAGTTCATATCGGTGCGGATATACATTTCTGGGGTCCTAACTTCAGCGGAATAGCGAGAATACATCTTTGGATCGTCTCCTTCTCCATAAGCTTCGGAGATAGCGGACAACATCCAGATCCGATTGCTTGGTCCGAATTTAAGACCTCCTTCCTTCCTCAAAGAGACGGGCAAACTCATGCTTGCGAAATTGCCGCGACATCGGGACTAGTAAAGGATCTGAGCAAAGACTCCTCATCCACATTGCAATGGGTAGTGAATCCACATACTCTGCGTCTTTCCATTAATACATCCGTTCCGCTTAGAACGACTTCTTTCGGAAATGACAGTTTATCCAGTACGAATCAGGTTTTCGGTGTAGCTCCGATGGATAGAAAAAGTTCGGATATTCAGAAATCGGATGCGAGTATTCAGATCACTCGGGATGGAGAAAGGGCTGAAGGCGATTTTATTTTGGATCCGGCCTATAAAAACGTCCCTGATTCTCTCTGGGGAGAAAGTATGAGCGCCGAATTGAATTCGGAAGCGGTTCGTTCCGGAATTCTAATGGGTTTTAATTTGCGTCCAAAGCCGATCAAAAATCCCGCCGTTACTGCAGAAATCTCTATTACAAAATTAGAATTTGCAGATGATCCGATCATTGGCGCATATGCCTGGGAAACCGTAACAGAACCTACAGAGGCAAATTTAACTCAGGAAGAGAGAAGACAAAAGATCCAGAGCACAATTTCCCAAACTGCAAACGCAAGAACGAATCTATTCTCCGCATTCGGTTTTAATGCGGGCGATTTCGATCTGACAAATCTTTCCCAAGGAACGGATAACGCATTTCTATCTGCTCCTAAAATATATTCTTAA